A window of Pusillimonas sp. T7-7 contains these coding sequences:
- a CDS encoding DUF3237 domain-containing protein, translating into MTTLPPAPELEHLATLIVDVGAPQEIGHTPGGRRRVIPITGGTVTGQLSGHILPGGADFQAIRSHTFTDIHARYVIETDQGEMVYVENTGIRTGSAEDIAALAHGKPVDPERIYFRSYPRFETASPRLDWLNTHLFLGTGARHPDRVELNFYLIR; encoded by the coding sequence ATGACTACCCTACCCCCAGCCCCTGAACTGGAACACCTGGCCACCCTTATCGTTGATGTGGGCGCCCCGCAAGAGATTGGACACACACCCGGCGGAAGGCGCCGTGTCATCCCCATTACCGGCGGCACGGTCACCGGCCAGCTGTCAGGTCACATCCTGCCCGGCGGCGCCGACTTCCAGGCCATACGGTCGCACACGTTTACCGATATTCATGCCCGCTACGTCATCGAAACCGACCAAGGCGAAATGGTTTACGTGGAAAACACAGGCATACGCACGGGCTCGGCCGAAGATATCGCCGCCCTGGCCCACGGCAAACCGGTGGATCCAGAGCGTATTTACTTCCGCAGCTACCCTCGTTTCGAAACAGCCTCGCCTCGCCTGGACTGGCTCAATACACATTTGTTCCTGGGAACCGGCGCACGCCACCCCGACCGGGTTGAACTCAATTTCTACCTTATCCGTTAG
- a CDS encoding tripartite tricarboxylate transporter substrate binding protein, whose product MKPSSLGRLLSAACLAFLSATASAAYPEQPIRLIVGFPAGTGPDIVARTVGDQLAKEIGQSVVVENKAGAGGQIAAYSAAHSQANGYNILMGEVGSISIAPETTATLSYKPIEEFDPITEAVRANFVLVIPANSPYKTLKDFVDAAKSNTDRFNIATFGAGTPGHFGAEMLAEAGGFKIEPVHYRSTGDAVAAIISGQVQGAFVTTAMAAPQLKGGKMRALAITGAERTKMLGDIPTFKEQGMPDVDFGAWFAFFAPKGTPETALVTLNQKIVAALQADSVRKTLEGNGFVIVGSDRKALAELLASEQKRWSDVVKKTGFKIN is encoded by the coding sequence ATGAAACCATCATCCCTGGGCAGATTACTGTCAGCGGCTTGCCTTGCGTTCTTGTCGGCCACGGCATCGGCCGCCTATCCGGAACAGCCCATACGGCTGATCGTGGGCTTTCCCGCCGGCACCGGACCCGACATTGTGGCACGCACCGTTGGCGATCAGCTGGCCAAGGAAATCGGCCAATCGGTGGTGGTGGAAAACAAGGCGGGCGCGGGTGGCCAGATTGCGGCCTACTCCGCTGCACACAGCCAGGCCAATGGCTACAACATTTTGATGGGTGAAGTGGGTTCCATCAGCATTGCGCCCGAAACCACAGCCACACTGTCGTACAAGCCCATAGAAGAATTCGACCCCATTACCGAGGCCGTGCGCGCCAACTTCGTGCTGGTCATTCCGGCCAACTCGCCCTACAAGACTTTGAAGGATTTTGTTGACGCAGCCAAGAGCAACACCGACCGCTTCAACATCGCCACCTTTGGCGCCGGCACACCGGGCCATTTTGGGGCCGAAATGCTGGCCGAAGCCGGTGGCTTCAAAATCGAACCCGTTCATTACCGCTCTACCGGCGATGCCGTGGCTGCGATTATCAGTGGACAGGTACAAGGCGCTTTTGTGACCACCGCCATGGCTGCGCCGCAACTGAAAGGCGGGAAAATGCGCGCCCTGGCCATTACCGGCGCAGAACGCACCAAAATGCTGGGCGACATTCCCACCTTCAAGGAACAAGGTATGCCGGACGTCGACTTCGGCGCCTGGTTCGCGTTTTTTGCTCCCAAAGGCACGCCTGAAACGGCCCTCGTCACCTTGAATCAAAAAATCGTTGCCGCATTGCAAGCCGACAGCGTACGCAAAACGCTGGAAGGCAATGGTTTTGTAATTGTGGGTTCCGATCGCAAGGCGTTGGCGGAACTGCTGGCAAGTGAACAAAAACGCTGGTCCGACGTCGTCAAGAAAACCGGTTTCAAAATCAACTGA
- a CDS encoding ABC transporter ATP-binding protein, with the protein MTDTALVHALSARNLVKTYQEGGREVRVLRDVSLHVDAGEMVAIVGASGSGKSTLLHTLGLLDVATSGTVYIKGESAAGLNEAQRSKLRNRSLGFVYQFHHLLPEFSALDNVAMPLIVRREKRAAAREQAQIVLEQVGLAERIDHYPGQLSGGERQRVALARALVTRPTCVLADEPTGNLDRYTAESMFDLLVQVNQEFGTAFAIVTHDPALAALAHRQLSMDKGRLVDTETPPITAA; encoded by the coding sequence ATGACTGATACGGCTTTGGTTCATGCGCTCAGTGCGCGCAATCTGGTGAAAACCTACCAGGAAGGCGGACGGGAAGTGCGGGTGTTGCGCGATGTCAGCCTGCATGTTGATGCCGGTGAAATGGTGGCCATAGTAGGGGCATCGGGCTCGGGTAAAAGCACTTTGCTGCATACCCTGGGCTTGCTGGATGTAGCCACTTCGGGCACGGTATACATCAAGGGCGAATCCGCCGCCGGCCTGAATGAAGCGCAACGCAGCAAGCTGCGCAATCGCAGCCTGGGTTTTGTTTATCAGTTCCACCATTTGCTGCCCGAGTTTTCCGCCCTGGACAATGTGGCCATGCCATTGATCGTACGCCGCGAGAAACGTGCTGCGGCGCGTGAGCAGGCACAAATCGTGCTTGAGCAGGTGGGCCTGGCGGAACGTATCGACCATTACCCGGGGCAACTATCTGGCGGCGAGCGCCAGCGGGTTGCCTTGGCGCGCGCCCTGGTTACACGACCCACTTGCGTACTGGCCGACGAACCCACCGGCAATCTGGATCGCTATACGGCCGAAAGCATGTTCGATCTGCTGGTTCAGGTAAACCAGGAATTCGGTACAGCATTTGCCATCGTGACGCATGATCCGGCGCTGGCCGCGCTGGCGCACAGGCAGCTGTCCATGGACAAAGGCCGTTTGGTCGATACCGAGACGCCGCCCATCACTGCGGCCTGA
- a CDS encoding TatD family hydrolase, giving the protein MLIDTHCHLDAAEFAADRSAVIERAGEEGVGAIVIPAVSRSNFDTVRDLAHSFRGGAYALGIHPICVPDAQDSDLDALESSIVASLDDPRFVAIGEIGLDFFLPRLKAPDMREKQEAFYRAQLDLAQRYGLPVILHVRRSQDILLKHLRSRKTIGGIAHAFNGSFQQARQFIELGFALGFGGAMTFTRALQIRRLAEQLPLEALVLETDAPDIPPAWLGGPGQAVARNEPAEVAGIASHMAEFRGLGREEVIMVTAANARRVLPRLGAALNS; this is encoded by the coding sequence ATGCTGATAGACACGCACTGCCATCTGGATGCCGCCGAGTTCGCCGCAGACCGCTCGGCGGTTATCGAACGCGCTGGCGAAGAAGGCGTGGGCGCCATTGTCATACCCGCCGTGTCGCGCTCCAATTTCGATACCGTGCGCGACCTGGCCCATTCCTTTCGTGGCGGCGCCTATGCGCTGGGCATACACCCCATATGCGTGCCCGATGCTCAGGATTCCGATCTTGACGCGCTGGAGTCCAGCATTGTTGCATCGCTCGATGACCCCCGCTTTGTCGCCATAGGCGAGATTGGACTGGATTTTTTTCTTCCAAGGCTCAAAGCGCCGGATATGCGCGAAAAGCAGGAGGCCTTTTACAGGGCCCAGCTTGACCTGGCTCAGCGCTATGGCCTGCCAGTCATACTGCATGTCAGGCGCTCGCAAGATATATTGCTGAAGCATCTGCGTTCACGCAAGACTATCGGCGGCATAGCCCATGCGTTCAATGGCAGCTTTCAGCAGGCCCGGCAGTTTATCGAGCTGGGATTTGCGCTGGGTTTTGGCGGCGCCATGACTTTTACACGGGCATTGCAGATCAGGCGACTGGCAGAGCAGTTGCCCCTGGAGGCGCTGGTGCTGGAAACCGATGCACCCGATATTCCACCGGCCTGGCTGGGCGGACCCGGCCAGGCCGTCGCCAGGAATGAGCCTGCTGAAGTGGCTGGCATAGCCAGCCATATGGCTGAGTTTCGGGGGTTGGGGCGTGAGGAAGTGATCATGGTTACGGCGGCAAACGCCAGGCGTGTATTGCCACGCCTGGGTGCTGCGCTGAACAGCTGA
- a CDS encoding lipoprotein-releasing ABC transporter permease subunit, with product MSYELWIGARYAGLVRARRRGGRGDRFVSFIAASSMAGIALGVAALIVVLSVMNGFQSQVRDRMLSVLPHIELYVPRMAPEQVLSEWRQIADSAKKNPEVQGTAPFVAAQGMIVRGEALSGVQIRGIAPDLESDVSDVAGQMISGQLDTLTSGSYSIVLGNQLANSVGVGVGDTVLVLAPQGSISPAGFTPRMRQFTVSGLFSSGYYEYDASLAFINYEDAARVFRDSGASGVRLRIADMQQAPLVAQALRDVLPPYVHAQDWTQNNRTWFAAVQTEKRMMFLILALIVAVAAFNLLSSLVMAVKDKRSDIAILRTLGAGPGEIARIFLVQGSLIGIVGTLLGVGFGMLLAYNIDVIVPFIERMLGVQFLPQQIYFISELPSNPQMADIVVVAITSLVLSLLATIYPSWRASSLQPAEVLRHD from the coding sequence ATGTCTTATGAATTATGGATAGGGGCCCGTTACGCAGGTCTGGTACGTGCCAGGCGTCGCGGCGGACGCGGCGACCGCTTTGTGTCGTTCATTGCCGCAAGCTCAATGGCCGGTATTGCATTGGGCGTGGCAGCGCTGATCGTAGTCCTGTCCGTCATGAATGGATTCCAGTCCCAGGTTCGGGACCGCATGCTGTCGGTGCTGCCGCATATCGAACTCTATGTGCCGCGCATGGCGCCCGAGCAGGTGCTGTCCGAGTGGCGCCAGATTGCCGACAGCGCAAAAAAGAACCCCGAGGTACAAGGCACCGCACCCTTTGTCGCGGCCCAGGGCATGATAGTCCGGGGCGAAGCGCTTAGCGGCGTACAAATTCGCGGTATTGCACCAGACCTCGAAAGCGATGTGTCCGATGTGGCCGGGCAGATGATTTCCGGTCAGCTCGATACGCTGACTTCAGGCAGCTATTCCATTGTGCTGGGCAACCAGTTGGCCAATTCCGTGGGTGTGGGTGTGGGCGATACGGTGCTGGTGCTGGCGCCGCAGGGGTCGATTTCCCCAGCGGGCTTTACGCCCCGCATGCGCCAGTTCACGGTTTCGGGGCTCTTTTCTTCCGGATATTACGAATATGATGCCTCGCTGGCCTTCATCAATTACGAAGATGCCGCCAGGGTATTTCGCGACAGTGGCGCCAGCGGCGTGCGCTTGCGTATCGCCGATATGCAGCAGGCTCCGCTCGTGGCGCAAGCGCTGCGCGATGTATTGCCTCCGTATGTGCATGCACAAGACTGGACCCAGAACAACCGCACCTGGTTTGCCGCGGTTCAGACGGAAAAACGCATGATGTTCCTGATACTGGCCTTGATCGTGGCGGTGGCTGCCTTCAACTTGCTGTCTTCATTGGTGATGGCGGTGAAAGACAAGCGTTCCGATATTGCAATATTGCGTACGCTGGGGGCCGGTCCGGGCGAAATTGCGCGCATCTTTCTTGTGCAGGGCTCGCTGATTGGCATTGTGGGTACCTTGTTGGGCGTAGGCTTCGGCATGCTGCTTGCCTACAATATCGACGTTATTGTTCCCTTTATCGAGCGCATGCTGGGGGTGCAGTTCCTGCCGCAGCAAATCTATTTCATCAGCGAATTGCCTTCCAATCCTCAAATGGCCGATATCGTTGTCGTGGCCATCACCTCTTTGGTGCTGTCTCTGTTGGCCACGATTTACCCCAGCTGGCGCGCGTCCAGCCTGCAACCTGCCGAGGTGTTGCGTCATGACTGA
- a CDS encoding MarR family winged helix-turn-helix transcriptional regulator, with protein sequence MTRKPSSRPQHRRPAQRGESTGAQVAGVDYGILENLMGYALRRAQIRIYQDFLDALDNWSITPPRFSAMIIIDKNADMKLTELAAAMGIARSGAVEVVNSLEKLGFVSRTDSTVDKRAHALALSSEGKKALSSITQAIQAHDARISTRLTADEQAELRRLLGLLG encoded by the coding sequence GTGACCAGAAAACCGAGCTCACGTCCCCAGCACAGACGCCCGGCACAGCGGGGCGAGTCCACCGGCGCCCAGGTAGCCGGGGTGGATTACGGCATACTGGAGAACCTGATGGGCTATGCCTTGCGGCGTGCCCAGATCCGCATCTATCAGGACTTCCTGGATGCCCTGGACAACTGGTCGATCACGCCGCCGCGCTTCTCGGCCATGATCATCATCGACAAGAATGCCGACATGAAGCTGACTGAGCTGGCCGCCGCCATGGGGATTGCACGCTCGGGGGCGGTCGAGGTGGTCAACTCGCTTGAAAAGCTCGGTTTCGTCAGCCGCACGGATTCCACTGTGGATAAGCGCGCGCATGCGCTGGCCCTGTCCAGCGAAGGAAAAAAGGCATTGAGCAGCATCACTCAGGCCATCCAGGCCCATGATGCGCGGATCAGCACCAGGCTGACGGCAGATGAGCAGGCCGAACTGCGGCGGCTGCTGGGTCTGCTGGGTTGA
- a CDS encoding flavin-dependent oxidoreductase: MKVIIVGAGIGGLTLGLMLQQRGIECDIFESVRSLKPLGVGINLLPHAVNELEQLGVLDTLAAQAIPTSALHYYNRHGQAIWQEPRGLAAGYPVPQLSIHRGELQLSLAQAARQRLGANRIHTGLAFESLTQDAQGVTALFRDRNTNETVEVRGDLLIGADGIHSAVRRHFYPQTDSLRFSGRMLWRAITDGEPYLDGKTMFMAGHQDQKFVCYPISEPLRQQGRSRINWIAELRVPEPDLPSTDWNRVVDASVFADRFASWQWDWIDIPAVIRGAEAIYEFPLVDKDPLPRWSHERVTLLGDAAHPMYPIGSNGSAQAILDARYLADRLQAMSAPAKANIELALKEYEAERLPITAGIVLRNRLNGPEQVMQLAHERAPGGYQHIHDVVSEAELNEISMRYKRLAGFDPVALGRR; this comes from the coding sequence TTGAAAGTCATTATCGTCGGCGCAGGCATAGGGGGCTTGACCCTGGGGCTGATGCTGCAACAACGCGGTATTGAGTGCGACATCTTTGAAAGCGTACGCAGCTTGAAACCACTGGGCGTAGGCATCAATCTGCTGCCGCATGCGGTGAATGAACTCGAGCAACTGGGTGTGCTGGACACGCTCGCGGCACAAGCCATCCCCACCTCTGCCCTGCACTATTACAACCGCCACGGCCAAGCCATCTGGCAAGAACCGCGCGGCTTGGCTGCCGGCTACCCGGTGCCACAGCTGTCCATACATCGCGGCGAGCTGCAGTTGTCGCTGGCACAGGCGGCCAGGCAGCGCCTGGGCGCCAATCGTATCCATACCGGCCTGGCTTTTGAGTCGCTCACACAAGACGCGCAAGGCGTTACCGCGCTGTTCCGCGATCGCAATACAAACGAGACGGTAGAAGTCCGGGGCGACCTGCTCATTGGCGCGGACGGCATTCATTCGGCTGTGCGCCGCCACTTTTATCCGCAAACAGATTCACTGCGTTTTTCCGGGCGCATGCTGTGGCGCGCCATCACCGATGGCGAACCCTACCTGGACGGCAAGACGATGTTCATGGCCGGCCACCAGGACCAGAAATTCGTCTGCTATCCGATCTCCGAACCGCTACGCCAGCAAGGGCGTTCGCGCATCAACTGGATCGCAGAGCTGCGCGTGCCCGAACCCGATCTGCCCAGCACGGACTGGAATCGCGTGGTGGATGCCTCCGTCTTTGCCGACCGTTTTGCGTCCTGGCAATGGGACTGGATAGACATCCCGGCCGTGATCCGCGGCGCCGAAGCCATATATGAATTTCCGCTGGTCGACAAAGACCCGCTGCCGCGCTGGAGCCACGAACGCGTTACCCTGCTGGGCGATGCCGCCCACCCCATGTATCCGATAGGATCCAACGGCTCGGCCCAGGCCATACTGGATGCCCGCTATCTGGCCGATCGCTTGCAAGCCATGAGTGCACCCGCCAAGGCTAATATTGAACTGGCACTCAAGGAATATGAAGCCGAACGTTTGCCCATCACCGCCGGCATCGTCTTGCGCAACCGCCTGAACGGGCCCGAGCAAGTCATGCAACTGGCGCATGAACGGGCGCCGGGTGGCTACCAGCACATACACGATGTGGTTTCCGAGGCCGAACTGAACGAAATCTCCATGCGCTACAAGCGCTTGGCCGGTTTCGATCCAGTTGCATTAGGTCGGCGCTGA